The sequence GTGCTGATCAAAGCCTCCGCGGGTGGCGGCGGCAGGGGAATGCGGATCGTCCCGACGCCCGCCGAGATGGGGCGCATGCTCGATGCTGCGCGCTCGGAGGCCGGGGCCGCTTTCGGCGTCCCCGACGTCTACCTCGAGAAGTACCTGCCGGACCCGAGGCACGTGGAATTCCAGGTCCTGGGCGACACGCACGGGAACCTACTGCACCTGTTCGAGAGAGAGTGCTCGATCCAGCGCCGGCACCAGAAGCTGCTGGAGGAGTCCCCCTCGACGGCGCTCGACGCGCCGCTCCGAGTCCGGATGGCCGCTACCGCGCTCGAGGCGGCCCGGGCGGCGAGCTACGTGAACGCAGGGACGGTCGAGTTCCTGCTCGACGACCGGGGGGACTACTACTTCATCGAGATGAACACGCGCATCCAGGTCGAGCACGCCGTCACCGAAATGGTGACGGGGATCGACTTGATCAAAGAGCAGATCCGGATCGCCGCGGGTGAGCCGATCTCGTTCATGCAGGAAGAGGTCGCGGTGTCCGGTCACGCGATCGAGTGCCGCATCAACGCCGAGGATCCGGACACCTTCACGCCGAGTCCGGGGAAGATCCGGTCGCTCCACCTCCCGGGAGGGCCGGGAATCCGCGTGGACACCGCGTGCTACGCCGAGGCGGTGGTTCCGCCGCACTACGACTCGATGATCGCGAAGGTGATCGCACACGGGAACACGAGGGGAGAAGCGATTCTCAGGATGCGACGAGCGCTGGAATCGTTCGTCGTCGAGGGAATCAAGACCAACGTCAAGATGCACCAGCGGATCCTCACCGACGAGGATTTCGTTCGCGGCCGGGTGTCCACCCGATTCATGGAGCGCTTCGCCCCCGCGAAGAAGAGCCCCGCTGCCTGACGCCTCCGTCGCTCCCGCCGATCCCGCCGCGACGAGCGTCGCTGAGACCGTCAGCTTCTCAGATAAGTCCCGCGCCCTCCGACGGTTGGAGATCCCGGAATCTCCGGAAATAACCCCGGAAACCCGCCTGTAAGTGTTGGAATTTGTCACCCAGGTGGCTTCCTTGACAATTATTTTCACGGAACCTACATTCGGGATGACTTCGGTAAGAAGTCTAGATGTACGTTGATGATATTGCATATTCATGTAGTGCACATTGAGTATTTGGCAATGTGCGCCCGGCACGGCGTCAAGGGGGCCTGAGGGTCGATGGCGGTCAAACTGGGAGAAATGCTCCTCAAGGCCGGTCTCATCACCCAGGACCGACTTCAGGAGGCGCTCGAGGCCCAAAAGAAAAACGGGGGGAAGCTCGGCTACAACCTCGTCAAACTGGGATACGTCAAGGAAGACGAGATCACGCAGCTGCTCTCCGAACAGTACGGCGTCCCTTCGATCAACCTCCGCCACTTCGAGATCGACGAGTCGGTGATCAACCTGATCCCTTCCGAGGTGGCGCAGAAGTACCTCGTCCTGCCCGTCAATCGAACGGGGGCGACGCTGACCATCGCCATGGCGGACCCCACGAACGTCTTCGCCATGGACGACATCCGATTCATGACCGGCTACACGGTCGAGCCGGTGGTGGCCAGCGAAATCGCGATCCGCGAGGCGATCGAGAAGTACTACGGATCGACCCACGCCCTCGAGCTCAAGAAGGTCATGGACGAGATGGCCGAGGCGGAGGCCGAGGCACTCGAGCTTCTGGAGGACGAGGAGGAGATCGACGTCCACCAGCTCGAGGCCGCGACCGAGGAGGCGCCGGTCGTCCGCCTCGTGAACATCATCCTGACGGACTCGATCAAGAAGAGCGCCTCCGACATCCACATCGAGCCGTACGAGAAGGACTTCAGGGTGAGGTTCCGGATCGACGGCGTCCTGTACGAGATCATGCACCCGCCGCTCAAGCTCAAGGACGCCATCACCAGCCGCCTCAAGATCATGGCCAAGCTGGACATCTCCGAGAAGCGGCTCCCCCAGGACGGGCGCATCAAGATCAAGATGAAGCTCCAGGGGAAGACGAAGGAGATGGACTACCGAGTCTCGGTGCTCCCCACGCTGTTCGGGGAGAAGATCGTGCTCCGGCTCCTCGACAAGGACAATCTGGTGCTGGACATGACCCGGCTCGGTTTCGAGCCGGAGTCGCTCTTGAAGTTCGAGCGGTCGATCCTGAAGCCGTACGGCATGGTCCTGGTGACCGGTCCCACGGGCTCCGGCAAGACCAACACCCTCTACTCCTCCATCGCGAGGGTGAACACGCCGGAGACGAACATCATCACGGCGGAAGACCCGGTGGAGTTCAATCTGCACGGGATCAACCAGGTGCAGATGAAGGAGCAGATCGGCCTGAACTTCGCTACCGCGCTGCGGTCGTTCCTTCGCCAGGACCCGAACATCATCCTGGTGGGCGAGGTCCGCGACTTCGAGACCGCGGAAATCGCGGTCAAGGCGGCGCTCACCGGGCACCTGGTCCTGTCCACCCTCCATACCAACGACGCACCCTCGACCATCAACCGGCTGATGAACATGGGGATCGAGCCTTTCCTCGTGGCGACCTCGGTCAACCTGATCTGCGCCCAGCGCTTGGTGCGAAAGATCTGCAAGGAATGCAAGGACGAGATCCACATGCCCACCCAGGCCCTGGTGGACGTGGGGTTCTCGCTCGAAGAGGCGCCGCGCCTCAAGCTGTTCAAGGGAAAGGGCTGCGCCAACTGCAACAACACCGGTTATCGGGGTCGCCTCGGCCTCTTCGAGGTCATGGAGATCACCGACGAGATCCGCGAGCTGATCCTTTCGGGCGCCTCGGCCATGGAGCTGAAGCGCAAGGCGATCGACGAGGGAATGCTCTCCCTACGCGCCTCCGGCCTGCAGAAGCTCCGCGAGGGCCAGACCACCGTCGAGGAAGTCGTCCGGGA is a genomic window of Terriglobia bacterium containing:
- a CDS encoding acetyl-CoA carboxylase biotin carboxylase subunit (an AccC homodimer forms the biotin carboxylase subunit of the acetyl CoA carboxylase, an enzyme that catalyzes the formation of malonyl-CoA, which in turn controls the rate of fatty acid metabolism) codes for the protein VLIKASAGGGGRGMRIVPTPAEMGRMLDAARSEAGAAFGVPDVYLEKYLPDPRHVEFQVLGDTHGNLLHLFERECSIQRRHQKLLEESPSTALDAPLRVRMAATALEAARAASYVNAGTVEFLLDDRGDYYFIEMNTRIQVEHAVTEMVTGIDLIKEQIRIAAGEPISFMQEEVAVSGHAIECRINAEDPDTFTPSPGKIRSLHLPGGPGIRVDTACYAEAVVPPHYDSMIAKVIAHGNTRGEAILRMRRALESFVVEGIKTNVKMHQRILTDEDFVRGRVSTRFMERFAPAKKSPAA
- the pilB gene encoding type IV-A pilus assembly ATPase PilB codes for the protein MAVKLGEMLLKAGLITQDRLQEALEAQKKNGGKLGYNLVKLGYVKEDEITQLLSEQYGVPSINLRHFEIDESVINLIPSEVAQKYLVLPVNRTGATLTIAMADPTNVFAMDDIRFMTGYTVEPVVASEIAIREAIEKYYGSTHALELKKVMDEMAEAEAEALELLEDEEEIDVHQLEAATEEAPVVRLVNIILTDSIKKSASDIHIEPYEKDFRVRFRIDGVLYEIMHPPLKLKDAITSRLKIMAKLDISEKRLPQDGRIKIKMKLQGKTKEMDYRVSVLPTLFGEKIVLRLLDKDNLVLDMTRLGFEPESLLKFERSILKPYGMVLVTGPTGSGKTNTLYSSIARVNTPETNIITAEDPVEFNLHGINQVQMKEQIGLNFATALRSFLRQDPNIILVGEVRDFETAEIAVKAALTGHLVLSTLHTNDAPSTINRLMNMGIEPFLVATSVNLICAQRLVRKICKECKDEIHMPTQALVDVGFSLEEAPRLKLFKGKGCANCNNTGYRGRLGLFEVMEITDEIRELILSGASAMELKRKAIDEGMLSLRASGLQKLREGQTTVEEVVRETVL